The Blastopirellula retiformator genome includes a region encoding these proteins:
- a CDS encoding RluA family pseudouridine synthase, translating to MPDSDSPLHELVVTAEEAGRRVDQYLATLFEGVSRGQIRKAIEAGHVTIDGINCRPAHKLTVGELLVYPTVEPRSDEQVGNSSIQLDIIYQDDRIAAINKPAGMITHPAKGQWKGTLTEALRGNFAQLSTSGGPTRPGIVHRLDRDTSGVILIAKDDEAHEYLKKQFQDRTTEKEYFALVVGAPDRDRDMINQPIGPHPKIRERMAIRRGDDEGKEAQTFYEVIERYNGFAAVKALPKTGRTHQIRVHLAHAGHPVLCDPHYGGRRVLTLGELKHDDSDAVVIGRTALHARRLAIAHPDDSQIREFLAPLPQDIMQAQAKLKELRPAT from the coding sequence ATGCCTGATTCTGATTCACCGCTGCACGAACTGGTCGTCACCGCCGAAGAGGCGGGACGCCGCGTCGACCAATATCTCGCCACGCTGTTCGAAGGCGTCAGCCGTGGGCAGATCCGCAAAGCGATTGAAGCGGGCCATGTCACGATCGACGGCATCAACTGTCGTCCGGCTCACAAGCTGACCGTCGGCGAACTGCTGGTCTATCCGACGGTCGAGCCGCGAAGTGACGAGCAGGTCGGCAACAGCAGCATTCAGCTCGACATTATCTACCAGGATGACCGGATCGCGGCCATCAACAAGCCTGCCGGGATGATCACCCACCCGGCCAAGGGGCAATGGAAAGGGACGCTGACCGAGGCGCTACGCGGCAACTTCGCCCAACTGAGCACCAGCGGCGGCCCGACCCGGCCCGGCATCGTGCATCGTCTCGACCGCGACACCAGCGGCGTCATCCTGATCGCCAAAGATGACGAAGCGCATGAGTACCTGAAGAAGCAGTTCCAAGATCGCACGACAGAGAAGGAGTACTTCGCCCTGGTCGTCGGCGCGCCTGATCGCGATCGGGACATGATCAACCAGCCGATCGGCCCTCACCCGAAGATTCGTGAACGCATGGCGATCCGCCGCGGTGATGACGAAGGGAAAGAAGCCCAGACCTTCTACGAAGTGATCGAGCGGTACAACGGCTTCGCCGCCGTCAAAGCGCTGCCGAAGACGGGACGTACGCATCAGATCCGCGTCCACCTGGCCCACGCCGGCCATCCGGTATTGTGCGATCCGCATTACGGCGGACGCCGCGTGCTGACGCTGGGCGAACTAAAGCACGACGACAGCGACGCGGTGGTGATCGGCCGCACGGCGCTCCATGCCCGCCGCCTGGCAATCGCCCATCCAGATGATAGCCAGATCCGCGAGTTCCTCGCGCCGCTGCCGCAAGACATCATGCAGGCACAGGCGAAGCTGAAAGAGCTTCGCCCGGCAACCTAG
- a CDS encoding tetratricopeptide repeat protein, with product MKSERRHELQKNDLEQVLEKGMEQMGPQAKIVAGVVIAILVAGIAVTWFQYQNKMARASGWGELFTASALMGQQDAQMTPALEAVGSAYHGRPAGAWAELFLGYDLYRQGLEKYFTQPDDAKLDLERSIKAFENARNAADVPELKQRAMWGIGQSSEVLATKESLQTATETYEKLSSQFPESPFGKWAGERLELLKSKGTEEFYTWYSEQDFAPKASPTTGILNQDLPSDPNLTLPSRDALTRPGGAGGLLDGPGSAPINLMPDNSGLPQPGEGDLMPQPESPATETPADSPAPSAPPTADEKTAEEAKPAAEEKAAAEAPMSEPAPEAPAETAEKPATEEQPAAE from the coding sequence ATGAAAAGCGAACGCCGCCACGAACTGCAGAAAAACGATCTGGAGCAAGTTCTCGAAAAGGGAATGGAGCAAATGGGCCCTCAGGCCAAGATCGTGGCAGGGGTGGTGATTGCGATTCTGGTGGCCGGGATCGCGGTTACCTGGTTCCAGTATCAAAACAAGATGGCCCGGGCCAGCGGTTGGGGCGAACTGTTCACCGCCTCGGCGTTGATGGGGCAGCAAGACGCTCAAATGACGCCAGCTTTGGAAGCGGTCGGCAGCGCCTATCACGGTCGTCCGGCAGGCGCCTGGGCCGAGCTGTTCCTAGGCTACGATCTCTACCGCCAAGGGCTGGAAAAGTATTTCACCCAGCCCGACGATGCAAAGCTCGATCTGGAGCGTTCGATCAAGGCTTTCGAGAATGCTCGGAATGCGGCCGATGTACCGGAACTGAAGCAACGCGCCATGTGGGGCATCGGTCAGTCGAGCGAAGTCCTGGCGACCAAGGAAAGCCTCCAGACTGCGACCGAAACTTACGAAAAGCTGTCGTCGCAGTTTCCGGAGTCCCCCTTCGGCAAATGGGCTGGCGAGCGTTTGGAACTGCTCAAGAGCAAAGGGACCGAAGAGTTCTATACCTGGTACAGCGAGCAAGACTTCGCTCCGAAGGCATCGCCGACGACCGGCATTTTGAACCAGGATCTGCCGAGCGACCCGAACCTGACCTTGCCGTCGCGCGACGCGTTGACTCGCCCCGGCGGAGCCGGCGGATTGCTTGACGGACCCGGCAGCGCCCCGATCAACCTGATGCCGGACAACTCGGGCCTGCCGCAACCGGGCGAAGGCGACCTGATGCCGCAGCCGGAATCGCCGGCGACCGAAACTCCGGCTGATTCGCCGGCCCCGTCCGCTCCGCCGACGGCTGATGAAAAAACGGCCGAAGAAGCGAAACCGGCCGCTGAGGAAAAGGCGGCCGCCGAAGCGCCGATGTCGGAACCGGCCCCGGAAGCACCGGCTGAGACCGCAGAAAAGCCGGCGACCGAAGAGCAACCGGCCGCCGAGTAG
- a CDS encoding ATP-dependent helicase, protein MSGLNLAQQDAVDTLSGPMLVLAGAGSGKTRVVTFRIANLIRHGVRPGRILAVTFTNKAAAEMRERALSILGSKTTEQPVVSTFHSHCVQVLRRNINRLGYPLKFAIYDRGDQESVIRAALREIRVPNESLRPGDALNNISRWKTAGIRPPEAVGHAQTDKEHLSAMAYRRYQNALKSCGAVDFDDLLLLTEELFTNHDDIREEEASKFDHLMIDEYQDTNGSQYRIVRGLAEAHRNLCVVGDDDQSIYSWRGAEVQHILRFQRDWPEAKVIYLKDNYRCTAAILELANRLIQFNSTRYDKDLEAARFGGERPQIWQFKDEEKEAEEVVNDIARKLTQPEFEPRDFAILFRTNEQPRAFEQQLRTMKIPYILIGGMSFFDRKEVRDLISYLKVIHSPIDEVSLLRILNTPPRGIGQQTVKQLMDYAVNEGKPLWEAFPSVRSIRGLSDNAANAVIDFSSLIRRYQKRFETEPMSHVVRSLIVDIKYQKELERLYPDPKDRESREMAIEQVVNAVSAFESSRKKPTLSKFLDDSALSGGDFDNEKEKQLAQNGVVLMTLHAAKGLEFPNVYMVGMEEGILPHARSVKEEGAAVEEERRLCYVGITRAQDRLTFSLATSRKRWGKARPTDTSRFLYEITGQADNAAKSARMAKSPRDRARRATKRG, encoded by the coding sequence GTGAGCGGACTGAATCTGGCCCAACAAGACGCAGTCGATACCCTCTCTGGACCGATGCTGGTACTGGCCGGCGCCGGTTCGGGCAAGACCCGCGTCGTGACGTTCCGTATCGCCAACCTCATTCGCCATGGGGTTCGGCCAGGCCGCATCCTGGCGGTGACGTTCACCAACAAAGCGGCGGCCGAAATGCGCGAACGCGCACTCTCGATCCTCGGCAGCAAGACGACCGAGCAGCCGGTCGTCTCGACGTTTCACTCGCACTGCGTCCAGGTACTGCGGCGAAACATCAATCGCTTGGGCTATCCGCTGAAGTTCGCCATTTACGATCGCGGTGACCAGGAATCGGTGATCCGGGCCGCACTGCGCGAAATCCGCGTCCCCAACGAATCGCTCCGCCCCGGCGATGCGCTCAATAACATCAGCCGCTGGAAAACGGCCGGCATTCGTCCTCCGGAAGCGGTCGGCCACGCCCAAACCGACAAAGAGCATCTTTCGGCCATGGCCTATCGCCGTTATCAGAACGCGCTAAAAAGCTGCGGCGCCGTCGACTTTGACGATCTGCTGCTGCTGACCGAAGAGCTGTTCACCAACCACGACGACATCCGCGAAGAGGAAGCGTCGAAGTTCGATCACCTGATGATCGACGAATACCAGGACACCAACGGCAGCCAGTACCGGATTGTCCGCGGCTTGGCCGAAGCGCACCGCAACCTGTGCGTGGTCGGCGACGACGATCAATCGATCTACTCGTGGCGCGGCGCCGAAGTTCAGCACATTCTGCGTTTCCAGCGCGACTGGCCCGAGGCGAAGGTGATCTACCTGAAAGATAACTACCGCTGCACGGCGGCGATCTTGGAACTGGCCAACCGCCTGATTCAGTTCAACTCGACGCGGTACGACAAAGACCTGGAAGCGGCCCGCTTTGGCGGCGAACGCCCGCAGATCTGGCAGTTCAAAGACGAAGAAAAAGAGGCCGAAGAAGTCGTCAACGACATCGCCCGCAAGTTGACGCAGCCCGAGTTCGAACCTCGCGACTTTGCGATTCTATTTCGCACCAACGAACAGCCGCGTGCGTTTGAGCAACAACTGCGTACGATGAAGATCCCCTACATCTTGATCGGCGGGATGTCGTTCTTCGACCGCAAAGAAGTTCGCGATCTGATCTCCTACTTGAAGGTGATTCATTCGCCGATCGACGAGGTTTCGCTGTTGCGAATTTTGAACACGCCCCCGCGCGGCATCGGGCAGCAAACGGTCAAGCAACTGATGGACTACGCCGTCAACGAAGGGAAACCGCTGTGGGAAGCGTTTCCCTCGGTCCGCTCGATCCGCGGCCTCTCCGACAACGCCGCCAACGCGGTGATCGATTTCTCGTCGCTGATCCGCCGCTACCAAAAGCGGTTTGAAACCGAACCGATGTCACACGTCGTCCGTTCGCTGATCGTCGACATCAAGTACCAGAAAGAGCTGGAGCGGCTCTATCCTGACCCGAAAGATCGCGAGTCGCGGGAGATGGCGATCGAACAGGTGGTCAACGCCGTGAGCGCCTTCGAGTCGAGCCGCAAGAAACCAACGCTCAGCAAGTTCCTAGACGACTCGGCACTGTCAGGCGGCGACTTCGACAACGAGAAGGAAAAGCAGCTGGCCCAAAACGGCGTTGTGCTCATGACGCTGCACGCCGCCAAGGGGCTAGAGTTCCCCAACGTTTACATGGTCGGCATGGAAGAAGGCATCTTGCCACATGCCCGAAGCGTGAAAGAAGAAGGCGCCGCGGTCGAAGAAGAACGCCGGCTTTGCTACGTCGGCATCACGCGAGCGCAAGACCGTTTGACCTTCTCACTGGCGACCTCCCGCAAGCGTTGGGGTAAAGCCCGACCGACCGATACCAGTCGGTTCCTGTACGAGATCACCGGCCAGGCCGACAACGCCGCCAAGTCGGCCCGGATGGCAAAGTCGCCACGAGACCGCGCCCGCAGAGCGACTAAACGAGGTT